One Cryptosporangium minutisporangium DNA segment encodes these proteins:
- a CDS encoding substrate-binding domain-containing protein — MGFPRFVRLSVLVIALVTAAVGCSDAAEDSDQGAAADRGRIGLALPTTVSARWILDGENLEYEFDRMGYTTELQYADDDVAKQVSQVEAMIDSGARALVVGAVSATALTDVLAKAAAADIAVIAYDRLIRDTADVDYYATFD; from the coding sequence ATGGGTTTCCCGCGGTTCGTGCGGCTGTCGGTGCTGGTCATCGCGCTCGTCACCGCGGCGGTCGGGTGCTCGGACGCGGCCGAGGACAGCGACCAGGGCGCTGCCGCGGATCGTGGCCGGATCGGACTGGCGTTGCCGACGACGGTGTCCGCGCGGTGGATCCTCGACGGCGAGAACCTGGAGTACGAGTTCGACCGGATGGGCTACACCACCGAACTGCAGTACGCGGACGACGACGTCGCGAAGCAGGTCAGCCAGGTGGAGGCGATGATCGACAGCGGCGCGCGGGCGCTCGTCGTCGGCGCAGTGAGCGCGACCGCCCTGACCGACGTGCTGGCGAAGGCCGCCGCCGCGGACATCGCGGTGATCGCGTACGACCGGCTGATCCGCGACACCGCGGACGTCGACTACTACGCGACGTTCGAC